The sequence GCGGCCGGGACGCCGTCACCGATGTCGGCGGACAGATACAGCAGCCCCCAGCGTGGGCCCGATCCCGCCCCGTCCAGCGCCATCCGCAGCAGCTGGCTCGCCAGCAGCCCGAGGACGGTCGCGCACACTGCGCCGGTCGCCATCGCCGGGACGGTGGCTCGGGTGAGCAGTCCGGGCAGCCGACGCAGTGCGCACCACACCACGGCGAGCAGCAGCACGTCGGCGGTGCGATACAGCAGCCAGTCGCCGAGCGGCGTACCCCCCGGGGTGGTCCAGCCGCCGAGCAGCAGCCACTGGCGCAGGAGGTCGCCGGGTTCGGCGAGCAGCCCGCTGTCCGGTGAGACCGTCTGGAGGGCGGCGGCGACCGGCTGGTACGAGAGGACCACCAGGGACAGGGCGATCACCGCGGTCCCGGCGGTGGCGGCGAGGCGCGCTGCGCGCGCCGGGACGGCCTCCCGCGGCAGCGGCCCGGCCCCCTTGGCCGCGACCCGCGCGACGAGAACCGTTACCGCCGCCGCGACCAGCGCGGTCGCCACCAGCACTTGCCGCCCGGACGAGATCATGCCCGCCAGCTGCGGCAGGAAGCGATAACTGCCGTGCCCCTGGGCGGCGAGCAGCCACGGCGCGGAGACGGCCACTGCCAGGGTCCCGGCAACCAGGCCCCAGGCCCACACCGCGAGCAGTGCGGCCGGCATCCGGCCGTGCACCGGCGGCAGCCTGCGGACCAGCAGCAGCGCCCCGAGCACGAAGAAGACGAAGACCGCGCCGAACCGAACCTGGAGCGCGGTGGCGTACAGCGCGAGGTAGGGGGTGCCGTCACTCGATGCCGTGCCCCCGATCCCACCGGGCGGCTCGGCGCCGTACTGCCCCGAGGCCGGAGGGGCGTACGACCAGGGGGTGAGCCAGTGCTCCAACTGGGCGGCGGCCTGACCGTCGATCACGTTGGCGCTGCCCGGCAGGTGTAGTGCGGGCGCACTGGCCCCCGCCCACCACAGAAGGGCCGTGAGCAGCAGCCCTCCGACCAGTGCGGGTATCGCTGCGCGCCCGTATCTCATCCGCTTCCCCCGTCTTGGTCGCAGATCCCCTGAATCCCCGGGAATCCCCCGGCCAGGGATGTTACGGGACGTTGATCACATACGGATCACGGCCGCACGGCGGCTCGCCACGCGACCCGAACACCCTTTTGCCGGATATGAATGCGATAATACTTATGAATACGCACATACGCGTATTGCCGCCCCTCGGGGGTCTGTTGCTACTTTCTTCCTGACGGCGAACCGCCTTGCGGTGGACGGAAGTTACGTCCACCGCCGGCCTTTTGTCGTCGAACTCCCACCGAAGAGAAATCACCGAGTAATCGAAGAGGAGATGTCATGAAGAAGGCATACGAGGCCCCCACCCTGGTGCGGCGCGGAGACTTCCGGACCGAGACCGGGCTGCTTCAGTTCCACGGTAACGACCAGCTCATCCTCAGCAAGAACTGAGGCCGGGTAGCTGATCCGAGCCCATGCCTGAATCGCATGATCTTGGGGGCGCGGGCCTCGGCGGAGCGTACTTCGCAGTCCTTCCGGACTGCGCGGACGCACCCGGCGTAGCCCGCCGCCTTCCCCACTCACGAACCCTGGACCACCCGTCCGGCCGCCCATGGCTCACCGGCAGCTGGACCGACGCGGAGTGTGTCACCGCCGCCACCCGACGGGTCGCGCTCGCCGTCGTGGGCAGCAGCGGCCTCACCTCCGAACAACTCCTACGCCATGCGGAACGTTTGACGGACCTCGCCGCGCTCGACGGCCTCGCCCGCACGCTGCCCGGCAGCTTCCATCTCGTGGGCTCGCTGGACGGCCAGGTACGCATCCAGGGCCCGGCCTCGGGCCTGCGGCTGGTCTTCCATGCCGATGTCGACGGTGTTCGGGTCGCCGCGAGCAGCGCCGACCTGCTGGCCCGCGCCCTCGGCACCGAACCCGACCCCCGTGAACTGGCCGTCCGGCTGCTGTGGCCGGTCCCCCATCCCCTCTACGAGAACGCGCTGTTCCGCGGCGTGACCGCCGTCCGCCCGGGCGA is a genomic window of Streptomyces gilvosporeus containing:
- a CDS encoding keywimysin-related RiPP, whose amino-acid sequence is MKKAYEAPTLVRRGDFRTETGLLQFHGNDQLILSKN